The Flammeovirga yaeyamensis genome segment TAGCACTTTAGAACAATTACCTTATCATGAATTAAACGATACTTTATATTCCTTATTAAGCTTCTTTATTGATACGAAGTTTTACAGTATTTTCTCTATATTATTTGGAGTGGGTTTCTTCCTTCAATATGATAGACAAAGAGATAATCAGGAGGCATTTTTAAAAGTATATAAGCGTAGATTAAGATTTTTGATCCTTTTTGGATTTATCCATATGCTTTTCTGGTCGGGTGATATTTTGATGCTTTATGGTATGATGGCATTTGTCTTTATACAATTCAGAAACTTACCATCGAATAAAATCTTAGCTTGGTCAATAGGTTTAATGGCAGCCCCATTACTAATTGATGTAATAGTGATGATGATTGCTCCAGGTTGGATGACACCAGAACAATCATTGGCTAAGAAAACATATATCGATCAAGATCCTGCATCTGTTGTTGCTGCTTTTGAAAGTGGAAATGTTTTAGTTGCCTTAAAACAGAACCTACATAATGTGATGTGGAGATGGTTTGATTTCCTTCCTTCAGGTAGACCATTTAAAGTATTAGGCTTGTTTTTATTAGGTTTTTACTTACAGTCTAAAAACTTCTTTACAGAAACAGGCAGATCATGGAAAGTAGTTATTGGTTTCTTTACAGTTGGTGCAATAAGTCACTTTATCGGTTATCAAATTGGAGGTTCTATGGCATTATTCGCCTCTACTCCAAGTGATTTATTCTTTAAAGCGATCATGGTCTTTGGACAGATCTGTTTAGCATTATCCTATGCTTCATTGTTATCAATCATTTATTACACCAAATGGGGCGAGACTATTTTCTTCCCACTAACAGCTGTAGGTAAAATGTCATTTACCAATTACCTATCTCATACTTTTATCGGTATCGTCATTTTCTACGGAGTTGGTTTTGGATTAGGCGGACAATTAAACTTGGCTCCAATATTTATCTTGGCTGTATTTATTTATGCCTTCCAAGTAGGTTATAGTTATTATTGGTTGAAGTATTTCAAGTTTGGTCCATTAGAATGGGGTTGGAAATGTTTGACCTACAAGAAAAGGTTTCCAATTAGAAACAGTACTTATGAAAAAATAAAAGCTCAAAAAGCAAAACAAGCTTTGGGTTAAAAAATACATAAACAAAAAGGCGATTAGAAAAATTTTTCTAATCGCCTTTTTTATATTTCAAACTACCAAAAATTAGAATGGTAGATCGTCAGTTACATCATCGCCAGATGATGCAATATTTTCTGTTGGAGTTGTTGGAGCCGGAGTACTTGTTGGTGCTGCCGGTGTTGGAGCTGGAGTAGAAGGAGCTGCACCATACTGAGGAGCTTGTGCCTGTGGTTGGTAAGCTGCTGCTTGTTGGATTCTCCATGCTTCCAAGTTAGTGAAGTAGATTGTCTCACCACCTTTGTCGTATGGACGACCTCTTAAATCAAAAGTAACGGCGATATCATCTCCTTCGTTGAAACTATCCAATAAATTACAACGATCTTGAGTGGCCTGAAACTTAATGTATTGAGGATACTGTCCGTCTTGAATTAACAGGATAAATTCTCTTTTTTTGAATTTGTCAGACACTTGTTGCGTCTCGAATAATTTTTCAATCTTTCCTACTACGTCGAAAGCCATTATTTTATATTTTAAGTGAATCACGAAGTTAAAAAAATGTTCAAAAAATCCGTAATTTTAGGATAGAATATCACACAATTAATTAAAATATTGGTATTTATTTTAAACTCTTAACCATCCTACACATATGACTGATTACTATTCTATTTCAGACTTACTGACTGATGAACAGCAACTCATCCAAAAATCCATAAATGAATTCGTTGAAAAAGAGATATCGCCCATCATAGAAACTCATGCTCAAAACTGTACTTTCCCAAATCATTTGATATCGAAATTTGGGGAAATGGGAATTTTCGGACCTTGTGTCGATCAAAAATATGGAGGTGGCGGGTTAGACTATATCACTTATGGTCTAATTATGCAGGAAATAGAAAAAGGAGATTCTGGAATGCGATCGGTAGCTTCTGTGCAAAGTTCTTTGGTCATGTATCCCATTGAAGCTTACGGAAGTGAAGCTCAAAAAGAAAAGTACCTTCCAAAATTAGCAACGGGTGAATTGTTGGGTTGTTTTGGGCTTACCGAACCTAATCATGGATCCAATCCTAATGGAATGGAAACTCGATTGAAAAAAGAAGGAGACCATTATATCTTGTCGGGTAGTAAAATGTGGATTACCAACTCTCCAATTGCCGACATCGCTGTGGTTTGGGCAAAGAATGATGAGGGTAGAATTAAAGGAGTAATTGTTGAAAAAGGAATGAAAGGCTTTACTGCTCCCGAAATTCATAATAAATGGTCTCTCAGAGCAAGCGTTACAGGAGAATTAGTATTTGATGATGTGGTCATTACTGAAGAAAATATTCTACCTGGAAAAGATGGTTTGGGTGCTCCATTAAAATGTCTTGATCAAGCACGTTATGGTATTGCTTGGGGAGCAATTGGTGCATCCATAGATTGTTACGAAACTGCAGTGAAATATGCTTCAGAAAGGAAACAATTTGATAAGACTTTGGGCAGTTTCCAACTCACCCAGAAAAAATTATCAGAAATGTTAACTGAAATTACTAAGGCACAATTGTTAGCTTTGCGCTTAGGTCAGTTAAAAAATCAAGGTAAAGCCAGTACTTCTCAAATTTCTATGGCAAAAAGAAATAATGTAGAAATGGCTTTAAATGTAGCAAGAACATCAAGACAAATTCTTGGAGGTATGGGAATCACAGGTGATTATCCTATTATGCGACATATGATGAATCTCGAATCGGTGATCACTTATGAAGGGACGCACGACATTCATCTTCTTATTTTAGGGGCTGATATTACAGGAACTCCAGCATTTGTATAAAAATGAATCATAAATATTTTGTAGTTAATAAACCGTACGGTGTCTTGCCTCAGTTTTCTGATGCAGACGGAAGACCAACATTAAAATCACTTGGCAAGTTTCCAACGGATGTTTACCCTGTCGGAAGGTTAGATCTTGATAGTGAAGGTTTATTGATTATCACCAACGATAAAAACCTTAATCATCAACTTCTCAACCCTAAATTTGAACATGCAAAAACCTATCTTGTTCAGGTCGATGGTGATATTACAGAAGAAGCGATTAAGAAATTAGAAAAGGGAACAGAAATATCGGTCAATAAGACCAAATATAAAACCCTGCCTGCGAAATGTAAAAAGGTAAAAAAACCGGATAATTTAGAAGAACGTAACCCTCCTGTTCGTTTCCGAAAAAATATTCCCACTTCTTTTATTGAATTGACAATTCATGAAGGAAAAAACAGACAGGTACGTAAAATGACTGCATCTGTAGGTTTCCCAACGTTGCGTTTGATTCGTTTATCAATTGAAAAATTACGCATTAGAAAACTTAAATCAGGTGGTGTCATCGAATTGGATAAGGATTTTCTTTATTCACACTTAAATATTGATGATAAACCCGCAGTAAAGAAAAAGAAGTATTCGAATGAAAATGTGACTCCCTACCAAAGAAAGAAGTCCTTTAAACCTGAAAAATCAGGGATAAAGAAAGGATATAAGAAAAGATAAGAAAAGTATCAGAAGCCCCGGTTTTAAATCCGGGGTTTTTGATTAAAAATCAATTTTATCATGCCACCCTCCAAAAGAATATTTTAATGCATTCTCCGTTTGTAAAAAGGCATTTGGAAAACCTAAATCAATTTTTGATATCTCATTTAATTCTTCCATCATCGAATCTGTAAGTTGAATATCAAGCACTCCTAAATTTTGATTGACTTGCTCTACTTTTCTAGCACCAATTATTGGAATCACTTTTTTATTTTTTTGCATCAACCATTTTAAGGCTACCTGAGCAGTTGTCGCCCCTATTCCATTGGCAATCTCTTCCACCTTTTGTGCAATCTTAATATTGTGCTCCGTAAACTTCACGCTCTGTTCGGATAATCGACCTTGATCAATCATTCCTTTATTGTATTTACCTGAGAGGATTCCTGCTCCCAAAGGTGCCCAAGCCAAAACGCTCATTCCATAATGATCTGACATAGGAAGCAGCTCTCTTTCCACCTCTCTTGCGATAAGTGAATGTTCAACTTGAATGGCCGAAAAAGGCTCCCAACCTCTTGATTGAGCATAGGTATTTCCTTTTGACACTACCCAAGCAGGTGTATCTGATATACCAATATAGGCCACCTTCCCTTGAGAGATTAAATCGTTCATTCCTCTCAAAATATCTTCGATTGGTGTGGTATTATCCCACATATGTAACCATAGTACATCTATGTAATCGGTATTTAAACGTTTTAATGATGCTTCTACCGTATTCATCATATTACGTCTAGAATTTCCTGATCCGTTTGGATGTTTTGGATCTTCTATCAAAGTATATTTTGTGGCAACAATATGATGATCTCTCTCTTGCTGAATAAATTCTCCTAAGAATTTTTCGGAAGTACCATTGGTATAAAAGTTAGCTGTATCAAAGAAATTACCTCCTTTATCTACGAAGGCATCAAATATCTTTTTGCTCACTTCTTTATTTGCTCCTGTCCCCCAATCTTCGCCGAAAGTCATGGTGCCCAAGCATAGTTCTGACACCTTAAGACCGGTATTTCCTAAAATTTTGTATTTCATTATCTAAAGTTGTTTTGATCTTTAAGACTAAAGCTAATCATCCTTAATTGATAATTGTTGTTTTTGGGGTGATAAGTTTTCTCTGGGAATATAAATTTATTGTGATTAAATACACCTGATGTCAATTGAATTCCTTTTTCATGGGCTTCTCTTGTCACAAAAAGAGTAGATTTATCTTCGACCCCTCCTTTTTTGGATATTTTTATCAAATTAAAAGCATTTTGATAAGAGGTAGTATATTGATCATATGACTCGAAATTGGTGAAGAATAAATATGTATCATCTTCCTCATTCAGCACTTTTAACGGTTGCATATTGAAATCACCAAACCTTGGTAAAATCATTTCCACAGATTTATATCCATAAGTCATACAGTGAATGCTTCCATAAAAAGAATAGGTTTTTCTCACTAACTCCTTAATATCATGTTTCTGAACTATATCTTTTGTGTTGTACTGACAAACATCTTCACTGTAAAAACTCAATGTTCCGTCTTCTTGCTCAATCATTTTTCTAGGAATAAAAAAGCTGTAAGATCCCTTATAAGTATCGTATTCCGGACGGTATTTATAATAATCTTCTGCAATAGTTCTTTGCTTATAAATATCAAGAGGTTTTACATCAGATAATAAGGTGGTTTGCTTTTGTCTTTTTTGAAGTAGAATATGTGATATATCAGTATCCTTTCGTTTTTCAGATAAAAATCCATATAAAATAAGCTGATCATCCTTTTCAGCAACATCCATAAGGAGGCTTCTTACATTATAAGCATCCAATTTGATGTTATCGGTCATCCATTCGTTTTCAACCAGCGTTTTTAATTTATAATTAAATAAATGATTGCTTAAATACTTGTCCTGTGCTTCTGGGTATCCTGCAGGTTGTTCTGCTCCAAAATTCACTTTTCTTCGATACTCTTTTTCCAATACATACAATGTATTCTGATTATCGAATGTTACATCTTGCGGAGATCTTTGTTTTTTATAATTAATCTGATGAGAAGTGATTACCTTATTGTTAGAATTGATTAGTGATAATGCTAACTCACCATTTATATTCTTGTCTCTAAGGTAACATGCAAACATCCAATTCCCAGAAGGTTTAGCTTCGAAATACACTCGTTCCAAAATCATTCGCTTTCCTTTGAATGATTTTGATGATGTTTTAATCACTTTATTTTTCTTTAACCACTTCTTCCCTTTCCATAAATGTGATGTGATTTTGTACTGATTTTCTTTCTTGTCCAGATGACTGCTTAAAA includes the following:
- a CDS encoding DUF418 domain-containing protein; this translates as MKKTTPSTIGPTTGKMRLGVIDALRGFAILGILFANILSWSLFKFTPFSTLEQLPYHELNDTLYSLLSFFIDTKFYSIFSILFGVGFFLQYDRQRDNQEAFLKVYKRRLRFLILFGFIHMLFWSGDILMLYGMMAFVFIQFRNLPSNKILAWSIGLMAAPLLIDVIVMMIAPGWMTPEQSLAKKTYIDQDPASVVAAFESGNVLVALKQNLHNVMWRWFDFLPSGRPFKVLGLFLLGFYLQSKNFFTETGRSWKVVIGFFTVGAISHFIGYQIGGSMALFASTPSDLFFKAIMVFGQICLALSYASLLSIIYYTKWGETIFFPLTAVGKMSFTNYLSHTFIGIVIFYGVGFGLGGQLNLAPIFILAVFIYAFQVGYSYYWLKYFKFGPLEWGWKCLTYKKRFPIRNSTYEKIKAQKAKQALG
- a CDS encoding DUF3127 domain-containing protein, with amino-acid sequence MAFDVVGKIEKLFETQQVSDKFKKREFILLIQDGQYPQYIKFQATQDRCNLLDSFNEGDDIAVTFDLRGRPYDKGGETIYFTNLEAWRIQQAAAYQPQAQAPQYGAAPSTPAPTPAAPTSTPAPTTPTENIASSGDDVTDDLPF
- a CDS encoding acyl-CoA dehydrogenase family protein, with protein sequence MTDYYSISDLLTDEQQLIQKSINEFVEKEISPIIETHAQNCTFPNHLISKFGEMGIFGPCVDQKYGGGGLDYITYGLIMQEIEKGDSGMRSVASVQSSLVMYPIEAYGSEAQKEKYLPKLATGELLGCFGLTEPNHGSNPNGMETRLKKEGDHYILSGSKMWITNSPIADIAVVWAKNDEGRIKGVIVEKGMKGFTAPEIHNKWSLRASVTGELVFDDVVITEENILPGKDGLGAPLKCLDQARYGIAWGAIGASIDCYETAVKYASERKQFDKTLGSFQLTQKKLSEMLTEITKAQLLALRLGQLKNQGKASTSQISMAKRNNVEMALNVARTSRQILGGMGITGDYPIMRHMMNLESVITYEGTHDIHLLILGADITGTPAFV
- a CDS encoding pseudouridine synthase translates to MNHKYFVVNKPYGVLPQFSDADGRPTLKSLGKFPTDVYPVGRLDLDSEGLLIITNDKNLNHQLLNPKFEHAKTYLVQVDGDITEEAIKKLEKGTEISVNKTKYKTLPAKCKKVKKPDNLEERNPPVRFRKNIPTSFIELTIHEGKNRQVRKMTASVGFPTLRLIRLSIEKLRIRKLKSGGVIELDKDFLYSHLNIDDKPAVKKKKYSNENVTPYQRKKSFKPEKSGIKKGYKKR
- a CDS encoding aldo/keto reductase — encoded protein: MKYKILGNTGLKVSELCLGTMTFGEDWGTGANKEVSKKIFDAFVDKGGNFFDTANFYTNGTSEKFLGEFIQQERDHHIVATKYTLIEDPKHPNGSGNSRRNMMNTVEASLKRLNTDYIDVLWLHMWDNTTPIEDILRGMNDLISQGKVAYIGISDTPAWVVSKGNTYAQSRGWEPFSAIQVEHSLIAREVERELLPMSDHYGMSVLAWAPLGAGILSGKYNKGMIDQGRLSEQSVKFTEHNIKIAQKVEEIANGIGATTAQVALKWLMQKNKKVIPIIGARKVEQVNQNLGVLDIQLTDSMMEELNEISKIDLGFPNAFLQTENALKYSFGGWHDKIDF